The following DNA comes from Girardinichthys multiradiatus isolate DD_20200921_A chromosome 2, DD_fGirMul_XY1, whole genome shotgun sequence.
AAGCAGCAGCCCCTATGAGTCAGTTGATGCATTTGCTGTATATAGCTCCATCTATTAGCATCTTCCATGTCCCTGCTGTCCCACAGTATGATacggccaccaccatgtttcacagtaggggtggtgtgtttagggtgtgCGGTGTTAGTTTTTGGCCAAACATAGTCACTTaccaaaaactatttatttttgtcccatttgaccagagcaactCCTTCAGATGCAactaacaggttttctgtaaactgattctcccacctgagctgtggatctgtgcagctcctccagagtcaccatgggtgTCTTGACTTCCTCTCTGAGCAGGACTCTGCTCGCTTGGCctgtcattttaaaactgctttaaatacaactttctccctgaccagtCTACTGttctccttggtcttcatgatgctgtttgctcacttatgttttctaacaaacctctgaggctgtCGCAGAACAGGTGGActtatactgagattacattAAAGATGGACTTTATTTACATGGTCTATTACAGGTATCAAAGCAaagggggctgaacacaaattatttgtcaaaaatctttaaaaccatgtatcattttcactTGGTGTTGGTCACtaaaagttcaaataaaataagtacCTGTTTGCATAACAAAATGAGAACGTGAAGAAGGCTTATAAAGacatttgcaaggtactgtgtgtgtctgtgtgtaaacGTGTGTCATTGGCCTTGTGCCTTCCTCTCCAGGACTCCAACCAATACAAGTTTGGCCATACAAAGATCTTCTTCCGAGCCGGACAGGTAGCTTATCTGGAGAAGCTGCGCCTGGATCGACTACGAGGAGCATGTGTGACCATTCAGAAGCATATCCGTGGATGGAGCCACAGGAGAAAGTACCTGAGGATAAGAGAGGCAGCCATCATCCTCCAGCAGTACATCCGAGGAAAGAGGACAATCCGGTTAGGGCTGTTGACTTGCAGTGCACAGAGTTTTGTTGGGCACCATattgtaaaactaaataaatgaacatttgcTATTTTTTAGTAAAATAGTGACTGCTGAAACACTGAAGAAGGGCTGGGCTGTTGTGGTGATCCAGAGACACTGGAGAGGCTACCACATGAGACAAATCTACCAGGTAGTCCGTCTGGCCTCCATCACCATCCAAGCCTTCACCAGAGGTTGGATGGCCAGAAAACGCTACAAGAAGGTCTGGAAGTGAGCTGCTGTTAGATTCTGATTTGTGAAATATATTATTCTGCATGactgaaaattttatttaaccttgCAGATGATGGAGGAGCACaaagttctggttctgcagaaatATACCAAAGCGTGGCTTGCCCGACGACGTTTTCAAACCATGCGTCGGCTCGTGCTCAACGTCCAGCTGTCCTACAGGGTGCAGCAGCTCAAGAAGAAGAATGAAGAGCAGGTAAAAATACTTCCTAAAGTATTATTCCAGAGTACAGTTTAAACTGTTAAgcttaaaagtattcataaaccTGGCAGAATTGGGTTTAAAGTAATCATTTGATTATACCAACATATCTTTTTTGCCTGGAAGTAATATTATAACATGTTGGAGTggtccagacttgaatctgatagagaatctgtggcgcAAGTCAGAGAGGTGATGTCAAGGAAGCCTCCCAACCTCAAAGACCTTTTCCCCAAAgagaaatcctcaaaataccagtgaaaacatgcaaaaagctagGCATCACCTataattaaagattttttttatgttgcagtgccaataaagattttccaATAAGGTTATAAATCATTTTCAACatgcaatttttaaataaaatgtaaataaaaagatacatattttcttatattgatactcttgcattgttttattatattttgacAGATTCCATCCTCATTACTCATCACAAACCGTTtgtcatttaaatctaaatcagcCAGGCATATGAATAGATTTGAGTCTCTGTTTCCCTGACAGAACAAAGAGAATCGAGGATTGATGGAAAAACTGGCAAGCCTGGCCAGCACTCATTCCCAAACAATGGAGAGACTCCACAGTCAGAAGGTGCAACTGGAAAAACTAACCAACCTGAAGGCGTCTCTGgaggaaagagaaaagaaagcaagAGAAGAGGCCAGCCTGGTTAGTCTTAAAATAAATGCCTGAACTTTGAGATGTTTGTGTTCACTGCAacgttttgattttttttttttttttgtattctctGAATTAAACAAATGTGACTCCTTTATTCTTGCTGTAGACAATTAATCAGCTTCAAAAGCAAGTAGAAGCTCTAAACCTTGAAAAACAGAACCTGGAGACAAAGCTTGAAGCTTCCATCAAAGAGGCCAAAGGTAAAAACAGTCTGGATTTTTATATACATTAGCACTTGAATTTTCTTAAAGGTCATTAAAGTTAGATGAATAAAGCCAGAAAGATTAAAGGATATTTGAGGAAAAATTtagaaacaatttttaaaaataaaaaaaaccaaaacgttTTTTATGAATATGTTTACTGACGAAAGTCAGTTGAGGATCTTCCAAGAGTTGCAGTTGCTCATCAGGTTTAGCAGTTAAAACTTTGGACTCAGCAAGTACACGTTTTTGGGCAGCAAGAAGTTGGACACTGCAAAACAACCTCAAGCTGCTGCACAAGAGTTTGCTAAAGAGCTTTTGGACAAACCAAAAGTcttgtaaaatatgttttgcaaaCATCTGAACGCAAAATGAACTTCACAATTAAGTTCAATTCAGAGGTATCCAGTGAGGAGGAGAATGTCAAGAAAAATGTTGTCTCCAAGCTAAAGCTAAAGCTTGGAGACCTAACAGATCGGCACCCTACCCACAATTTTAAAAGTGGATTGTGGTGAGCCCAGCCTCTCTGTAATTCACCTCAGTGGGGAATAAGTGATTGggacaaaaactaaaattcaAACGCTAAGGTTTTGGGAGAATAACTTATCATGAGGTAAAGTTGTGTGCTCCAGTTATGACCAGCATTCTTACTATGATAGTTACTGCCTGGAACTATGTCATCGGTATAGTTTATATTAGACAGCAGCTGTGTAAGAGGTCTCACTCCATTCTTTTTCCTTACAtgtttgtgcttttgttttacAGAGCTGTGGGTCCAGAGGTTTTTCATCAGAATAGTGCTAACTAGAAATTCATatactttgaaaaaaacaatacactGACTATTTGTAATATTAGGTTTAATACTTTATATATTTGAGGTTTATATATGGTTTACATGTTTTTTGAAAGACTAGATTTTAGGCTTTCTGgctcaaaaatacattttcccaGTTTTTCGTCTTCAGGAGGTTTTATGAATTATTGCGATCTTTCACAAGTGGTATCCAGAAATAAAGGATTTGAATCAAATCAAAAACTTTAAACCCCTCTGTAGTCTACAGTGTACACTGTAAGTGAATTTTTTTACCATGTGTGTGACTGGTTTTCACATCTTGCAGAACGTTTTGATCAAGTAAAAAGGAGCCTTGTGGAAGAGAAGGAAAACGAAGTCCGGCTTAGAAAGTAAGTATATTTAAACATGCAACATACATCTTCAGCAGATCGATGCTGATAGATGATTCCTCTACAGGATTGCAGAGAATAACACTGAGATCCAGAGACATGACCATGAGAAAGAGCTGGAAACTCTAAAGGAGGAGATAAAGAGATCAAAAGAGGACAGAGTGTGTCTGCAGAGGAAGATTGAAGACGGGGTGCAGGTGAATTCTGATCTGCAGCAACAGGTCATTCAGCTCACCAAGCATGTGAAGGTCATCCCAGAGCTGCGCAGAGATCTGAACAACCTGCAGAATCAGAGAGATAACCTGGACCGGAAGATGAAGGAGCAGTCGGAGCAAACAAGAGGTTGAGAGATTTCACACTATTTCTTTTACCTTAATCTCCTCATGTTAATAAAGCAGTTAGGATGACTgaatattttgttgcagctaAAACGAAGGGAATCATAAGACAGCTGCTTGCCGGTGTTGTTGAAGAGGAACAGATTTTTGGgtaatctgttgttttttttcctggccCATTTTGCTTCTCTTTCCCTTTAAGTATTTAATCTCACAGACTGTTTCTGTGAAGGCTTACTCTGGAGGACTCTGAGAAGATTTATGAACTGGATGATGTGCAGGAAGCCTTTGACGGCCTTCAAAAAGCCACCAGGTTTGTAAATTTTACCTGAATTTAACCATGGCATTTCTATCTACTACTTCAGTAAAATACTTCAACACAACCGAACCTGTGTAATGAGGCTCTGTAATTGTAGGTTACTGGAAAACCACcagagggagcagagggagACGTATGAGTCTCAGATGGAGGGACTAAATCTAAAAGTGGACCACCTTCAGAACGAGAACAGCAAGCTGCAAAAACTTTTCCAGGAAAAAAGTAACATTAATGAGAATATTCGCCAAGAAGTGTCAAGGCTCAGCAGTGATAACTCGGTATGTTAATGCAGTcttcattttatatttcatcATGAGGACGGATAACATGCAAAGCTTTGATGTGTTTTACTGCAACAACCAGGCCATACCAGAGCTGAAACTGCAGGTTTCAGAGCTGCAGAGACAAAATCAGGAGCTTGAGGCTATTGCCAAGGAGCAGAGCAGCGAGTTCACTGGTGAGTTTTAGTTTTCATCCAATAGTGTTACAATGACTCTGGTCTCGAGTTTCATAAGGTATGTACAAGTGCATTTCAGTAAAATAGaatatctttaaataaaaatttaagtaattcaataaaaaaaaaaattaaactgactGTATTATATGGATTCATTACATACAAAGGGATATATTTCGAGTGTAAGTCCTCCTAATTTGTATGATTATGCCTGATGAGAATATGACATAGAaccaatttaaaaatatttttgtgataGGGTATTTGTTATGGcatacacaatcatggggaagacagTTTAACGGTCAGTCGTCTAGCAGACAGTAAGGGTAGGCCACACAAATTCAttactaaagaagctggctcttTCTAAGCATATCAATagaagttaagtggaaggaaaaactaacGTAGATCTTATTTGTGCAGGGTCGTAAGGTGGCTGGTGTCTTTCTTGTCAGATGAAAGTGCATTTTATGTTTCAATTGAGAATAaatgtcccagagtctggagaaagagtgAAGAAGCATAGAATTtaagttgcttgaggtccagcgGGAAGTATTCAGGGCCTGTGATGATTTGGAaagcaagtccaaagtcagaacACCCATCTCTCAGGAAAccttggagcacttcatgctgccctctgctgagaaactttatggagatgctgattaaATCAATCTTTCATGGAGGACTTGGCATCTGCTCTCactgctcacagtaccaaaatctgatttaatgaccatggtgtgCTTTATCGGGCAGAAAACCCATCTGCCTTAAACCCCATTGAAAAtgtataggatttaggtcaggagaGAATGAGAGTCAGCACACCCAACCCGGGCTTACTAAACACGTCAGCAGAGCCAGAGGCTAATCACCTCTATAGCACGCTGCACTGATGGGGTAGTTCATGCAAAAGAACCCCTGATcatgtattaaatgaatttactgtacagtacatagaCATAGTTTACCGTACTCTAAGGTTTCTGTTTTGAATTAACCTCTCCAGACTCTGTTGCTTGCTCACCCTTTTCtacaacacattttccttccattaagCTTTCCTTTAATAAGCTTGGATAGAACACATACTGAGGCCTTCAAGGAACGCTTTTTAACACTGACCTGGGTTTCATTAGCTGTgagccataattatcaaaattaaaagaagtaaatgcttgaaataacTCACATTGTCTGTAATGTTTAGATTGTgcttgacttttttttattgaattattaAAATAGGTAACCTTTTgaaacatattctaatttactgccCTGCATCTATACtctattgtttttcttcttcatgtaatcaaagaaaaaagtaaGGAGATCACCAGCATTCTCCACAGGAAGATCACAGAAGAAAGCACACAACGCAGGTAAAATGTAATTGTACTGGTAATTTTTCTCAATCAAAGGATCAATATATAATTTTAAACTATCTTATTGCGTTTTAGACACTTTGAGGAGAGGgcgaaggagctggaggagaccAAGGGGGAGCTTCAAGGGAAgatagaggagctggaggaggagagcgAACACTTAAAGAGACTGCAGCTGATGGAGGGTGAAGTGAAGAGAAAACTGAGAGAGGAGACGTCTCAGTTAACTGCTGAGATCATGGTGTGTCTGTGAGCCTCAGAGGTAGAGTATGTGTGTGGAAGGTTTAAAACAGGCAGAAATGCATCACATTTTTTAATTCTAGGACTTAGAGGAGAAGCTTGACCAGAAAGATCGATGGATTAAGAAACTCCAAAATCAaataaagtgccttgaaatgTCACAGAAAGGTAGAGTTTTATTTTCTACTATACAtcagaaaatctaaataaatgtaaattcaCAAAGTTCACTGAATATCCTGTTTCTcacacagcaaaacacacacctGCATTTCCTAAAGAATACCTTGGCATGTTGGAGTATAAGAGGGAGAATGAAGCCAGGCTCATCCAAAATATCATTATTGGTCAAATCTTCCTGCTAATCTTCAAGCTTCTATTTGAATTTCTCTTCTCATTTTCACGTGATAATGGTAATACTCTCCTTAAATTCTCCTGCATTTCATTCACAGACCTCAAGCCCAAAGGTGTGGTGGTCAATGTAATCCCTACTCTGCCAGCTTTCATCCTCTTCATGTGTGTCCGCCATGCTGACTACCTGAACGACGATAAGAAGCTAAAGTCTCTGATGAATGCAATCATTCAAGCGGTCAAAAAAGTCATCACGGTGAGGCTGATTTTCAGTTTGGGCTGGATGCTTGACTGCTCTTATTAACAGGATTGGCAGAGCCCATCTAATTTGTATGGTTTCCAGCTTTTAAGCATACCCTTTCATTTTTCACTGGCATTGAATTTGTAGCTTTGGGAGGATTCTTTCAGGTGCATAAATTTAACCCGCATTATCCTttacaaaaccagttttgatgtgtaaCTGGGATCGTTCCAAAGTTGGAACTTTTaattgtgtccaagtttcaatcATTTAGTCGTAGATTTGAGGTGAAGTCAATGAATTGTCAGTTAGTCCACCTGCTTCCGCACCAGTAACACTGAGAGCGAAACTATCCTACAatttgatgctgccaccaccatgcatgAGTGCTGATGCGGTGTTTTAGCCGAAAAGTTTAAGCTTTGTCTTGTCTCATCATAAGAAAGAGGCAAATTTCCATTGTACTTAAATGTGTCTGTTTTGGAGAATGTGCTTATTTCTTGACCGACTCTTTCTAAATCTCTGACGATGTAAAACTGGCGTTACTGTGGACAGTAATGCTGGTACTCCAGTTATAGCAGGGTTGAGCTTTGGGGGTCCTTGTGTTGCTCTTGAGCATCCTAACCAATTACCATTTAATTGGAGTTGAGAGTTTGGTTGAGACGTCTGAAATCTGGATACAGTttggtgttccaacaggacaaacaTCCCAAAACCACACAAAAATCTACTTTTGGAATGGTAGAAGCAAGCTatcattaagcttctggaatgttCCCTACTTCAATCGAACAGAAAATATATGGACTATGCTTGTCCTTCCatcaggaaaccaaccaatttagaAGAGCGGTCAAAACCGGAGTTACGCCAGAACCTTGTTGATGGCCAAGAAGCATTTTTAGAAGGCACTTTTAGCAAAATATTAAATGCATATGTGAAACTGTATGTATAAATTTCACCCAGTGTGGAGTAGAGAAAATTCACAATAAGTTAAACCTTGTGCACGCAATTCTTGTGTTTGCacggtggtgacagcatcatgctatgggattGTTTTAGTTCCGATGTTACTGGTGCATTTCAGAGTGGATAAAAAATCATTTAAGCCCAACAAAAGAACGGTTCTGATGCATCCTTAAAGGACCAAAATTAATAGAATATTCAGCGTGTGTGTTACCTTCTTACTGGAACTCTACAACAAACGTGTTACATCATAAAGTCCaagtgtctttttttattttgcttttaatcAGGGTTGATTGCTGACATTTGTCTCCTTCAGGCTCACCAAAAGGACTTTGAATCATTGTCCTTCTGGCTCTCCAACACATACCAGCTGCTAAACTGTCTGAAACAATACAGCGGGGAGGAAGTAAGACGTTCCTGCACCGTTCTGGTTTAACCTGTCTACAGTGGAAAGTATGTTTTTGTCTTGCTTTTTCCTCTGTGCCTTTCCTCGCACTAGGAGTTCCTGAAGCAGAGTACCCCACGTCAGAAGAAGAACTGCCTGCAGAACTTTGATTTGTCCGAACACAGACAGATTCTTAGCGACCTGGCCATACACATCTACCATCAGCTCATCTCTATCATGCAGAGGACTCTTACGCCTGCTATTGGTGGTTTACACAAATCATTATAGTCACATGCTACTTTTTAGGTtgggttttttcctgttaattaACACATGCTGCTGAATTTGTTCTAACAGTACCAGGTATGTTGGAGCACGAGAGTTTACAAGGAATCTCTAGCATGAAACCGACCGGCTTCAGGAAGCGCTCCAACAGTATGTATAAGGATTCAGAGACATACACCATCTCCTCCATCCTGCAGCAACTCTCTGTCTTCCATTCTGCCATGAGCCACCACGGCATGGAGCAGAGCCTGGTCAAACAGGCCGTCAGACAGCTCTTCTTTCTGGTCGGCGCCACCACCTTCAACCAAATCATGCTCTGCAAAGACATGTGCTCTTGCAGGAAAGGGATGCAGATCAGGTCTGTGGTTTGTTTTTGCAAGATCTGAATGAGAGTAAAGAAGAAGAATGTTGATTTTTAAAGTTGCACTCTTCTGTTAGATGCAACATCAGTTACCTGGAAGAGTGGCTGAAGGAGACTGAGCTTCAGAGCTCCGGTGCCATTGATACGTTGAGGCCTCTGGCTCAGGCTGCCTGGCTGCTGCAGGTCAACAAGTCCACCAATGAAGATGCTAAAGAGATCACAGAAAAGTGCACTGAACTCAACCCTGTTCAGGTACTTCATGTCTCATCTACCCACTTTCTGATGGTTTTTGACGTTTGTTTTACACTTAAGCCCAAACTCGCATCTAACCTTCCAGATTGTCAAGATTTTGAATTCCTACACACCCATTGATGACTTTGAGAAACGAGTGACCTCCTCATTTGTCCGCAAAGTTCAGGTGAGCTTTAGTGTTTACTCAGATTTTACTGTGCAGAGCCTCTCCTAATGACAgctttatatatattaaatacgTCCCTGACACAATGCTCCAATCTTTT
Coding sequences within:
- the myo5c gene encoding unconventional myosin-Vc; the encoded protein is MALSELYTKYNRVWILDEKHVWKSAEITKDFHSGDNVLELLLEDGTVHLYPVDPSKPKLPPLRNPDILVGENDLTALSYLHEPAVLHNLRVRFVESRIIYTYCGIILVAVNPYKQLPIYGDAIIHAYSGQNMGDMDPHIFAVAEEAYKQMARNHKNQSIIVSGESGAGKTVSARYAMRYFAVVSRSGSKTRVEDKVLASNPITEAIGNAKTTRNDNSSRFGKYTEISFDRKYRIIGANMRTYLLEKSRVVFQADNERNYHIFYQMCSCADSAEFKTLRLLSADEFRYTSMGGDVTVEGVDDKKDFEETRRTFSLLGLKDDFQSDIFKVLAAILHLGNVEIRSSGDEKSSVPLNDPHLAAFCDLLSVSTTELVRWLCNRRIVLVAEMVVKPVAKERAVAGRDALAKQIYAHLFDCIITKINKALQIPGKQHAFIGVLDIYGFETFDINSFEQFCINYANEKLQQQFNLHVFKLEQEEYMKEDIPWTLIDFYDNQPVIDLIEAKMGILDLLDEECLFPQGTDQSWLQKLYNYLKANPLFEKPRLNEAFVIQHFADKVEYQCRGFLEKNRDALYEELVDTMRASKFSFLANFFQEEGQSPTNSKGVKVKAARPSVKPANKQLRTSVGDKFRSSLSLLMETLNATTPHYVRCIKPNDEKLPFEYDSGRVVQQLRACGVLETIRISAQSYPSRWTYIEFYSRYSILMSHVEADLSDKKQTCQNVLQRLIQDSNQYKFGHTKIFFRAGQVAYLEKLRLDRLRGACVTIQKHIRGWSHRRKYLRIREAAIILQQYIRGKRTIRKIVTAETLKKGWAVVVIQRHWRGYHMRQIYQVVRLASITIQAFTRGWMARKRYKKMMEEHKVLVLQKYTKAWLARRRFQTMRRLVLNVQLSYRVQQLKKKNEEQNKENRGLMEKLASLASTHSQTMERLHSQKVQLEKLTNLKASLEEREKKAREEASLTINQLQKQVEALNLEKQNLETKLEASIKEAKERFDQVKRSLVEEKENEVRLRKIAENNTEIQRHDHEKELETLKEEIKRSKEDRVCLQRKIEDGVQVNSDLQQQVIQLTKHVKVIPELRRDLNNLQNQRDNLDRKMKEQSEQTRAKTKGIIRQLLAGVVEEEQIFGLTLEDSEKIYELDDVQEAFDGLQKATRLLENHQREQRETYESQMEGLNLKVDHLQNENSKLQKLFQEKSNINENIRQEVSRLSSDNSAIPELKLQVSELQRQNQELEAIAKEQSSEFTEKSKEITSILHRKITEESTQRRHFEERAKELEETKGELQGKIEELEEESEHLKRLQLMEGEVKRKLREETSQLTAEIMDLEEKLDQKDRWIKKLQNQIKCLEMSQKAKHTPAFPKEYLGMLEYKRENEARLIQNIIIDLKPKGVVVNVIPTLPAFILFMCVRHADYLNDDKKLKSLMNAIIQAVKKVITAHQKDFESLSFWLSNTYQLLNCLKQYSGEEEFLKQSTPRQKKNCLQNFDLSEHRQILSDLAIHIYHQLISIMQRTLTPAIVPGMLEHESLQGISSMKPTGFRKRSNSMYKDSETYTISSILQQLSVFHSAMSHHGMEQSLVKQAVRQLFFLVGATTFNQIMLCKDMCSCRKGMQIRCNISYLEEWLKETELQSSGAIDTLRPLAQAAWLLQVNKSTNEDAKEITEKCTELNPVQIVKILNSYTPIDDFEKRVTSSFVRKVQSFLQEYEGSTQLMLDTDYRFQVTFPFCPSSTTLESLQVPSSLHLDFLTRI